Proteins encoded in a region of the Streptomyces sp. NBC_01298 genome:
- the zapE gene encoding cell division protein ZapE — protein sequence MSTSLSPSASASGRPPIADAGPQSLCAREPRVPAERLVAEMVPPPRFDSVRFDTYDPDPAQPSQSEAVTVLADFAAGLGGAHASGSGKKRWFSKKPAAPTGPRGVYLDGGYGVGKTHLLASLWHATPAEPALKAFGTFVELTNLVGALGFQQTVQTLGGHRLLCIDEFELDDPGDTVLVSSLLSRLVEQGVALAATSNTLPGKLGEGRFAAADFLREIQGLSAHFRPLRIDGQDYRHRGLPEAPAPFSDEQVTKAAYATEGASLDDFPGLLEHLARVHPSRYGALTDGLTAVCLTDVGPVPDQSTALRLVVLADRLYDREVPVLAAGVPFDRLFSDEMLNGGYRKKYFRAISRLTALARDAKPLVSQ from the coding sequence GTGTCAACCTCTCTCTCGCCCTCAGCGTCAGCCTCCGGGCGGCCCCCGATAGCCGACGCGGGACCGCAGTCCCTGTGTGCCCGCGAGCCGCGGGTGCCCGCCGAACGGCTCGTGGCCGAGATGGTGCCGCCGCCCCGCTTCGACTCGGTGCGCTTCGACACCTACGACCCGGACCCGGCCCAGCCGAGCCAGTCCGAGGCCGTCACCGTCCTCGCGGACTTCGCCGCGGGCCTGGGCGGGGCGCACGCGAGCGGCTCGGGCAAGAAGCGGTGGTTCTCCAAGAAGCCGGCCGCCCCGACCGGACCGCGCGGGGTCTACCTCGACGGCGGCTACGGCGTCGGCAAGACCCACCTGCTCGCCTCCCTCTGGCACGCCACCCCGGCCGAGCCCGCGCTCAAGGCCTTCGGCACCTTCGTGGAGCTGACCAACCTGGTCGGCGCGCTCGGCTTCCAGCAGACCGTGCAGACCCTCGGCGGCCACCGCCTGCTGTGTATCGACGAGTTCGAGCTCGACGACCCGGGCGACACCGTCCTCGTGTCCTCCCTGCTCAGCCGCCTGGTCGAGCAGGGCGTGGCGCTGGCCGCCACCTCCAACACCCTGCCCGGCAAGCTCGGCGAGGGCCGCTTCGCCGCCGCCGACTTCCTGCGGGAGATCCAGGGCCTGTCCGCGCACTTCCGCCCGCTGCGCATCGACGGCCAGGACTACCGCCACCGGGGCCTGCCCGAGGCTCCCGCGCCGTTCTCCGACGAGCAGGTCACGAAGGCGGCGTACGCCACCGAGGGCGCGAGCCTCGACGATTTCCCCGGGCTGCTGGAGCACTTGGCGCGGGTCCACCCCAGCCGGTACGGGGCCCTGACCGACGGCCTGACGGCCGTCTGCCTCACCGATGTCGGCCCGGTCCCGGACCAGTCGACGGCGCTGCGGCTGGTGGTCCTGGCCGACCGGCTGTACGACCGGGAGGTCCCGGTCCTGGCGGCGGGCGTTCCCTTCGACCGGCTGTTCAGTGACGAGATGCTGAACGGCGGCTACCGCAAGAAGTACTTCCGCGCCATCTCGCGGCTCACCGCACTGGCACGCGACGCGAAGCCCCTGGTGTCCCAGTAG
- a CDS encoding OsmC family protein: MAGATRNAHAVWEGDLFEGKGEVTLDSSGLGSYPVSWPARTDAEANGRTSPEELIAAAHSSCFNMAFSNGLAKAGNPPTKLTTSAAVTFVPGKGITGIHLTVEGEVPGLDNDAFVAAAEDAKQNCPVSQALTGTTITLSAKLA, from the coding sequence ATGGCTGGCGCCACCCGCAATGCACATGCCGTCTGGGAAGGCGACCTGTTCGAAGGCAAGGGCGAGGTCACCCTCGACTCCTCCGGCCTCGGCAGCTACCCCGTCTCCTGGCCCGCGCGCACCGACGCGGAGGCGAACGGGCGGACCAGCCCGGAGGAACTCATCGCCGCCGCGCACTCGAGCTGCTTCAACATGGCCTTCTCGAACGGTCTCGCGAAGGCGGGCAACCCGCCGACCAAGCTGACCACCTCGGCCGCCGTCACCTTCGTGCCGGGCAAGGGCATCACCGGGATCCACCTCACCGTCGAGGGCGAGGTGCCGGGCCTGGACAACGACGCGTTCGTCGCCGCGGCCGAGGACGCCAAGCAGAACTGCCCGGTCAGCCAGGCCCTGACGGGTACGACCATCACCCTCAGCGCGAAGCTGGCCTGA
- a CDS encoding alkaline phosphatase PhoX — translation MPTEPPMSLSRRSLIAAASISFAGSLGVLFAGAGPGAGAGTGAGTGSRGKSPGTSTAAHGSARGYGPLVADPAGLLDLPAGFAYRVLSRAGDPLRSGEGTVPGNFDGMAAFDAGRGRVRLVRNHENRTTAALRVPPVEGLTYDPYALGGCTLLDLDPAGRVTAERVALAGTAVNCAGGRTPWNTWLSCEETEDRAGTAGYTRDHGYVFEVDPADPHRSGAVPLTAMGRFAHEAVAVDPYRGVVYETEDAFTEPFGLFYRFLPARPLGGLGSLRAGGELEALRVPGLANLAVVDEPGAEFPVEWVPVPDPSASGTPIRLQDFGPGGITHAQKLEGCYWGDGGVHFVSSYARTREGSPAEHHGQVWFYNPLRARLRLDVVFGPAADVRLPGDSPDNICLAPDGGLMVCEDGGGAQYVFGVTPGGEVYPMARNAADIGKPGAPEWGEFAGVTFSPDARTMYVNAYTPGTTFAVTGPWR, via the coding sequence ATGCCGACCGAGCCGCCGATGTCCCTCAGCCGGCGCAGCCTGATCGCGGCCGCCTCCATCTCCTTCGCCGGATCGCTCGGCGTCCTCTTCGCCGGAGCCGGACCGGGAGCCGGAGCGGGCACGGGCGCGGGCACGGGCTCGCGCGGCAAGAGCCCGGGTACGAGTACGGCCGCCCACGGCTCCGCGCGCGGCTACGGCCCGCTCGTGGCCGACCCCGCCGGACTGCTCGATCTGCCCGCCGGGTTCGCGTACCGCGTCCTCTCGCGCGCCGGCGACCCGCTGCGTTCGGGCGAGGGCACCGTCCCCGGCAACTTCGACGGCATGGCCGCCTTCGACGCCGGGCGGGGCCGCGTCCGGCTGGTGCGCAACCACGAGAACCGCACCACCGCCGCCCTGCGGGTCCCTCCCGTCGAGGGGCTCACCTACGACCCGTACGCCCTCGGCGGCTGCACGCTCCTCGACCTGGACCCGGCCGGCCGGGTCACCGCCGAGCGCGTCGCCCTCGCCGGCACCGCCGTCAACTGCGCGGGCGGCCGTACTCCCTGGAACACCTGGCTGTCCTGCGAGGAGACCGAGGACCGGGCCGGCACCGCCGGCTACACCCGCGACCACGGCTACGTCTTCGAGGTCGACCCCGCCGACCCGCACCGCTCCGGCGCCGTCCCGCTCACCGCGATGGGCCGCTTCGCGCACGAGGCCGTCGCCGTGGACCCGTACCGCGGTGTGGTCTACGAGACGGAGGACGCCTTCACCGAACCCTTCGGGCTCTTCTACCGGTTCCTGCCCGCCCGTCCCCTCGGCGGGCTCGGCTCCCTGCGCGCGGGCGGCGAGCTGGAGGCCCTGCGGGTCCCCGGACTGGCGAACCTCGCGGTGGTGGACGAGCCCGGGGCCGAGTTCCCGGTGGAGTGGGTGCCCGTGCCGGACCCGTCCGCGTCCGGGACCCCGATCCGGCTCCAGGACTTCGGCCCCGGCGGGATCACCCACGCCCAGAAGCTGGAGGGCTGCTACTGGGGCGACGGCGGCGTCCACTTCGTCTCCAGCTACGCCCGCACCCGCGAGGGCTCCCCCGCCGAGCACCACGGCCAGGTGTGGTTCTACAACCCGCTGCGCGCCCGGCTCCGGCTGGACGTGGTCTTCGGCCCGGCCGCCGACGTCCGGCTGCCCGGCGATTCCCCCGACAACATCTGCCTGGCCCCCGACGGCGGACTGATGGTGTGCGAGGACGGCGGCGGCGCGCAGTACGTCTTCGGCGTGACCCCCGGCGGCGAGGTCTACCCGATGGCCCGCAACGCCGCCGACATCGGGAAGCCGGGGGCGCCGGAGTGGGGCGAGTTCGCCGGGGTCACCTTCTCCCCGGACGCCCGGACGATGTACGTGAACGCCTACACGCCCGGCACCACCTTCGCGGTGACGGGTCCATGGCGGTGA
- a CDS encoding PPK2 family polyphosphate kinase — MSPLLRVPSGERVDLGAFHPGATPAGPTDKAAGLADTARMGERLASLQERLYAASTAGDRRRVLLVLQGMDTSGKGGTVKHVIGLFNPSGCRIKAFKAPTPEEQNHPFLWRVMKALPQPGEIGIFDRSHYEDVLIARVRDLVPRSQLGRRYAQINRFEKSLADDGVTVVKVFLHIGYEEQRKRLLERIDNPDKHWKFNAGDIEERSVWPAYQQAYELALERCSTDAAPWYVVPSDRKWYRNWAISKLLLEHLEGIAPQYPKGDFDVEECRTRLLAT; from the coding sequence CTGAGCCCCCTGCTCCGCGTCCCCTCCGGCGAGCGCGTCGATCTCGGAGCCTTCCACCCCGGTGCGACCCCGGCCGGTCCCACCGACAAGGCGGCCGGCCTGGCGGACACCGCCCGGATGGGTGAACGGCTCGCCTCCCTCCAGGAACGGCTCTACGCCGCCAGCACCGCGGGCGACCGCCGCCGCGTCCTGCTCGTGCTCCAGGGCATGGACACCAGCGGCAAGGGCGGCACGGTCAAGCACGTGATCGGCCTGTTCAACCCCTCGGGCTGCCGGATCAAGGCCTTCAAGGCGCCCACGCCGGAGGAGCAGAACCACCCCTTCCTCTGGCGCGTCATGAAGGCGCTCCCCCAGCCGGGCGAGATCGGCATCTTCGACCGTTCGCACTACGAGGACGTCCTGATCGCCCGCGTGCGCGACCTGGTGCCGCGCAGTCAGCTGGGCCGCCGCTACGCGCAGATCAACCGGTTCGAGAAGTCCCTCGCCGACGACGGGGTCACCGTGGTGAAGGTCTTCCTCCACATCGGCTACGAGGAGCAGCGCAAGCGGCTCCTGGAGCGGATCGACAACCCGGACAAGCACTGGAAGTTCAACGCGGGCGACATCGAGGAGCGCTCCGTGTGGCCCGCGTACCAGCAGGCGTACGAGCTGGCCCTGGAGCGCTGCTCCACGGACGCCGCGCCCTGGTACGTCGTCCCCTCGGACCGCAAGTGGTACCGCAACTGGGCGATCAGCAAACTGCTGCTGGAGCATCTGGAGGGCATCGCGCCGCAGTACCCGAAGGGTGACTTCGACGTGGAGGAGTGCCGCACCCGCCTGCTCGCCACATAG
- a CDS encoding polysaccharide deacetylase family protein, with amino-acid sequence MTISVRRTAAVAAVAALSAALAACGGGAGTSDVGGRARMGASPAPSAPASAAPSTAASAAPPASPRSSPSVSPQAGAPGKAPTMAPGPGGLTPVFDRAKQHTDKTVALTFDADMTSDQGPRAAGGEHFDNPQLISTLRGLKVPSTVFMTGRWAEEYPDQAKSIGTDPNFEIANHSYSHHAFKSPCYGLPTLDEAAARADVDRAFEAFRKAGAVNTVPYFRFPGGCYDDQALRAISTAKVTAVQWDVVSGDAFAKDPDAVAEQVLSGVKPGSVVVMHCTRSAAPVTEEAIRTIVPELRKRGYRFVKVSDLIGK; translated from the coding sequence GTGACCATCTCAGTGCGCAGGACGGCTGCCGTCGCGGCCGTAGCAGCTCTCAGTGCCGCCCTCGCCGCGTGCGGGGGCGGCGCCGGTACCTCGGACGTCGGCGGCCGGGCCCGGATGGGAGCCTCCCCGGCCCCTTCCGCTCCGGCCTCCGCCGCTCCTTCCACCGCGGCCTCCGCCGCCCCGCCGGCGAGCCCCCGGAGCAGTCCGTCGGTGTCCCCGCAGGCCGGCGCCCCCGGCAAGGCGCCGACCATGGCCCCTGGTCCGGGCGGTCTGACCCCCGTCTTCGACCGCGCGAAGCAGCACACCGACAAGACGGTGGCGCTGACCTTCGACGCCGACATGACCTCCGACCAGGGGCCGCGCGCGGCGGGCGGGGAGCACTTCGACAATCCGCAGCTGATCTCCACGCTGCGCGGGCTCAAGGTGCCCTCGACGGTCTTCATGACGGGCCGCTGGGCCGAGGAGTACCCGGACCAGGCGAAGTCCATCGGCACGGACCCGAACTTCGAGATCGCGAACCACTCGTACAGCCACCACGCCTTCAAGTCCCCCTGCTACGGCCTCCCCACCCTCGACGAGGCCGCCGCCCGCGCCGACGTGGACCGGGCCTTCGAGGCCTTCCGCAAGGCGGGCGCGGTCAACACCGTCCCGTACTTCCGCTTCCCCGGCGGCTGCTACGACGACCAGGCGCTGCGGGCCATCTCCACCGCCAAGGTCACGGCCGTCCAGTGGGACGTGGTCAGCGGGGACGCCTTCGCGAAGGATCCCGACGCGGTGGCCGAACAGGTCCTGTCCGGGGTGAAGCCCGGCTCGGTGGTGGTCATGCACTGCACGCGCAGCGCCGCCCCGGTCACCGAGGAGGCCATCCGCACGATCGTCCCGGAGCTGCGCAAGCGCGGCTACCGCTTCGTCAAGGTCTCCGACCTCATCGGCAAGTAG
- a CDS encoding AIM24 family protein, whose product MKSDLFASENLVEASAVPGMTLQNAKSVKYTVNGEMLARQGSMVAFRGNLQFERKGQGIGGMLKRAVTGEGLALMSVRGQGEAWFAHRAGHCFIIEFEPGDALTVNGRNVLCFDPTLGYEIKMLKGAGMTGGGLFNSLFTGTGKLAVVCDGNPIIIPVTPQAPVYVDTDAVVGWSARLETALHRSQSVGSMIRGGSGEAVQLKLSGEGFVIVRPSEATESAAAH is encoded by the coding sequence ATGAAGAGTGATCTTTTCGCGTCAGAGAACCTCGTCGAGGCGTCCGCCGTACCCGGTATGACCCTGCAGAACGCCAAGTCGGTGAAGTACACCGTCAACGGCGAGATGCTCGCCCGCCAGGGCTCCATGGTCGCCTTCCGCGGGAACCTGCAGTTCGAGCGCAAGGGACAGGGCATAGGCGGCATGCTCAAGCGCGCCGTCACGGGCGAGGGGCTCGCGCTGATGTCCGTGCGCGGGCAGGGCGAGGCCTGGTTCGCGCACCGGGCGGGCCACTGCTTCATCATCGAGTTCGAGCCCGGCGACGCCCTGACCGTCAACGGCCGCAACGTCCTGTGCTTCGACCCGACTCTCGGCTACGAGATCAAGATGCTCAAGGGCGCCGGCATGACCGGCGGCGGCCTCTTCAACAGCCTCTTCACCGGTACCGGGAAGCTCGCCGTCGTCTGCGACGGGAATCCGATCATCATCCCGGTCACCCCGCAGGCCCCGGTGTACGTGGACACCGACGCGGTGGTCGGCTGGAGCGCCCGCCTCGAGACGGCGCTGCACCGTTCCCAGTCCGTCGGCTCGATGATCCGCGGCGGCTCCGGCGAGGCCGTCCAGCTGAAGCTCAGCGGCGAGGGCTTCGTCATCGTCCGCCCGAGCGAGGCCACCGAGTCGGCCGCCGCCCACTGA
- a CDS encoding aminoacyl-tRNA hydrolase: MSTEDTRHDTQVPAVGSDSPFRQERIARDDAPQYVLPLVVRIEKTEPPARTDALETAARAVLVLLTDERSGGEGEWAAAVRDWQDARIRKVVRRARGAEWRKAGTLPGLTVHGADSEVRVFPPVPLDGWPKELAKLQVSGTDLDDPEPVAPAEAGLPVLWLNPDLEMSAGKAMAQAGHAAQLAWWELTGPERTAWRESGFRLAVRTAARERWTELSGSGLPVVRDAGFTEIAPGSCTVVADHPALRARL; the protein is encoded by the coding sequence ATGAGCACCGAGGACACGCGCCACGACACGCAGGTACCCGCAGTCGGGTCCGACAGCCCCTTCCGGCAGGAGCGGATCGCCCGCGACGACGCACCGCAGTACGTCCTCCCGCTGGTCGTGCGGATCGAGAAGACGGAGCCGCCGGCCCGGACCGACGCCCTGGAGACGGCCGCCCGCGCGGTGCTCGTGCTGCTCACCGACGAGCGGTCGGGCGGCGAGGGCGAATGGGCGGCGGCGGTCCGGGACTGGCAGGACGCGCGGATCCGCAAGGTGGTGCGCAGGGCGCGCGGGGCGGAGTGGCGCAAGGCCGGAACCCTGCCGGGCCTCACGGTGCACGGCGCGGACTCGGAGGTACGGGTCTTCCCGCCGGTCCCGCTCGACGGCTGGCCCAAGGAACTGGCCAAGCTCCAGGTGTCGGGCACCGACCTGGACGACCCGGAGCCGGTCGCCCCGGCGGAGGCCGGGCTGCCGGTCCTCTGGCTCAACCCGGACCTGGAGATGTCGGCCGGCAAGGCCATGGCCCAGGCCGGACACGCGGCGCAGCTCGCGTGGTGGGAGCTGACCGGCCCGGAGCGGACCGCGTGGCGGGAGTCCGGCTTCCGGCTGGCCGTACGGACGGCCGCGCGCGAGCGGTGGACGGAGCTGTCGGGGAGCGGGCTGCCGGTGGTGCGGGACGCGGGGTTCACGGAGATCGCGCCCGGCTCGTGCACGGTGGTCGCGGACCATCCGGCGCTGCGGGCACGGCTGTAG
- a CDS encoding DUF692 domain-containing protein, protein MKPMAHLGVGIGWRPEIAGAVEGLPGLDWVEVVAENICPGHLPESLLRLLERGVRVVPHGVSLGIGGADRPDPAKLAALGERAVALGAPLVTEHIAFVRTSSVAPGPVLEAGHLLPVARTRDALDVLCENVRIAQDALPVPLALENIAALVSWPGEELTEAQFLTELVERTGVRLLIDVANLHTNRVNRGEDPVAVLDGIPLEALAYVHVAGGVERGGVWHDTHAHPVPAAVLDVLAELRNRVDPPGVLLERDDDFPAGAELASELTAIRGVLDGGPAGAVPYPPFTRSPGSARTPAACGAVPGGQPPDPRASNAGEAGSGSGPDRVAHDGGAGLDAARTRVGIGQAALLSALVAGTPVPEGFDRQRVRVQARALAAKRADVVAKLAPELPGILGGEDPYREAFLRYARQRPMTGGYRRDAMEFAEHLLVRDLPADPAARRRLTLWWRDRAGARPPGRAVRWARALVGRAA, encoded by the coding sequence ATGAAGCCCATGGCACACCTGGGGGTGGGCATCGGCTGGCGGCCGGAGATCGCGGGGGCGGTGGAAGGCCTGCCGGGGCTGGACTGGGTCGAGGTCGTGGCGGAGAACATCTGCCCCGGCCACCTGCCGGAGTCCCTGCTGCGGCTGCTCGAACGCGGGGTCCGCGTGGTGCCGCACGGGGTCTCGCTGGGCATCGGCGGCGCCGACCGGCCGGACCCGGCGAAGCTGGCCGCGCTCGGGGAGCGGGCGGTGGCGCTGGGGGCTCCGCTGGTCACCGAGCACATCGCCTTCGTACGGACCTCCTCGGTGGCACCGGGACCGGTGCTCGAAGCCGGGCACCTGCTGCCCGTGGCCCGGACCCGGGACGCGCTGGACGTGCTCTGCGAGAACGTACGGATCGCGCAGGACGCGCTGCCGGTGCCGCTCGCGCTGGAGAACATCGCGGCGCTGGTGTCGTGGCCCGGGGAGGAGCTCACCGAGGCACAGTTCCTGACCGAGCTCGTGGAGCGGACCGGGGTGCGGCTGCTGATCGACGTGGCCAACCTGCACACCAACCGGGTCAACCGGGGGGAGGACCCGGTCGCCGTGCTGGACGGCATCCCGCTGGAGGCGCTGGCGTACGTGCACGTCGCCGGGGGCGTGGAGCGGGGTGGGGTGTGGCACGACACGCACGCGCATCCCGTGCCGGCGGCGGTGCTGGATGTGTTGGCGGAGCTCCGGAATCGGGTGGACCCGCCCGGGGTCCTGCTGGAGCGGGATGACGACTTCCCTGCCGGGGCCGAGCTCGCGAGTGAGCTGACCGCGATCCGCGGGGTGCTGGACGGCGGCCCTGCGGGGGCTGTCCCCTACCCGCCCTTCACCCGTTCCCCGGGCTCCGCCCGGACCCCTGCCGCGTGCGGCGCCGTTCCCGGGGGCCAGCCCCCGGACCCCCGCGCCTCAAACGCCGGCGAGGCTGGATCGGGCTCCGGCCCGGACCGCGTCGCACACGACGGCGGGGCCGGGCTCGATGCCGCGCGGACTCGGGTCGGGATCGGGCAGGCCGCGCTGTTGTCGGCGCTCGTGGCCGGGACTCCCGTGCCCGAGGGGTTCGACCGGCAGCGGGTGCGCGTGCAGGCGCGGGCGCTCGCGGCCAAGCGGGCCGATGTCGTGGCGAAGCTGGCGCCCGAGCTGCCCGGGATCCTGGGCGGGGAGGACCCGTACCGCGAGGCCTTCCTGCGCTATGCCCGGCAGCGGCCCATGACCGGCGGATACCGGCGCGACGCCATGGAGTTCGCCGAGCACCTGCTGGTCCGGGACCTGCCCGCCGACCCCGCCGCGCGGCGCCGGCTCACGCTCTGGTGGCGGGACCGGGCCGGGGCGCGGCCACCGGGACGGGCCGTGCGCTGGGCCCGCGCACTCGTGGGGAGGGCGGCGTGA
- a CDS encoding TIGR04222 domain-containing membrane protein, with protein sequence MNFFDLLAVAVWIGVIASCVLLLRGLRRSRPAALGPAPRLHDLSEAAFMAGGPGAVVDAAIVSLLCDGRMLAGGPGIVQVRPGVRGGDPAQRAVLQACQGAPSGWLYQIRYAAMRDPAVQETGDALSARGLIAAPGGRHRWLRHGVVQAVVCGVLLMLSLPLSFVAFALQDGPVSFHVPFIVEVLPVLLGGIVVGTVGASRARQRITPAGAEALRLMRAHYGADQSPYVQTSLFGLRGLRDPYLREQLVPAARGTRLAAAQSRSRPGGSGSDWDSGAAMVPVVWCAGSDGGGSGGAGCGSSGGSGCSSGSGCGSSGSSCSGGSSGSSCSSGSGGSSCSSGSSCSSSSGSSCGSSS encoded by the coding sequence GTGAACTTCTTCGACTTGCTCGCCGTGGCCGTCTGGATCGGTGTCATCGCCTCCTGCGTGCTGCTCCTGCGCGGCCTTCGGCGGTCGCGGCCGGCGGCCCTCGGCCCCGCCCCGCGCCTGCACGACCTGTCCGAGGCCGCCTTCATGGCCGGCGGGCCCGGCGCGGTGGTGGACGCCGCGATCGTCTCGCTGCTCTGCGACGGCCGGATGCTGGCCGGCGGGCCCGGCATCGTCCAGGTCCGGCCCGGGGTGCGGGGCGGCGACCCCGCCCAGCGGGCCGTGCTCCAGGCCTGCCAGGGCGCCCCGTCCGGATGGCTCTACCAGATCCGGTACGCCGCCATGCGGGACCCGGCCGTACAGGAGACCGGCGACGCGCTGTCCGCCCGCGGGCTGATCGCCGCACCCGGAGGCCGCCACCGCTGGCTGCGCCACGGGGTGGTGCAGGCCGTGGTGTGCGGGGTGCTGCTGATGCTCTCGCTGCCGCTGTCCTTCGTCGCCTTCGCGCTGCAGGACGGGCCCGTGAGCTTCCACGTGCCGTTCATCGTGGAGGTGCTGCCCGTACTGCTGGGCGGGATCGTGGTGGGCACCGTCGGGGCCTCCCGCGCCCGGCAGCGCATCACCCCGGCGGGGGCCGAGGCGCTGCGCCTCATGCGCGCCCACTACGGGGCCGACCAGAGCCCGTACGTCCAGACCTCGCTGTTCGGGCTGCGGGGCCTGCGGGACCCGTACCTGCGCGAGCAGTTGGTGCCGGCGGCCCGCGGGACCCGGCTGGCGGCCGCCCAGTCCCGATCGCGTCCGGGCGGCTCGGGGTCCGACTGGGACTCGGGCGCCGCGATGGTCCCCGTCGTCTGGTGCGCGGGTTCCGACGGCGGCGGGTCCGGCGGGGCGGGCTGCGGGTCCTCCGGTGGGAGCGGCTGTTCCTCCGGGTCGGGCTGCGGGTCCAGCGGGTCGAGTTGTTCCGGCGGATCGAGCGGGTCCAGCTGCTCGAGCGGCTCCGGCGGGTCGAGTTGTTCCAGCGGATCGAGTTGCAGCAGTTCGTCCGGTTCCAGCTGCGGCAGCAGTTCCTGA
- a CDS encoding TIGR04222 domain-containing membrane protein: MFWVLFLLLAWAGLLFACTRLLKAASELAEPPPGTDARHHHDELSLYEAAYLAGGPERVAELTLLSMQRQRRLLLAHTGWATVVDPVGRDPHECSVLGAFGPDGQEPVTSVRSAVARDAAVRALAERLGEAGLASRDEARQDVEAGVRSVRQATGLVLGMMVAALCVPDPGTTTKMILCWFALPLILALGCLAIARVEGHGQSGWASPAGRRLLVELGREQGARGSLTAVALRGLRAVTDPELRAALTYGRRGRIPRQRGH, encoded by the coding sequence ATGTTCTGGGTCCTGTTCCTCCTCCTCGCCTGGGCAGGGCTGCTGTTCGCGTGCACCCGCCTCCTGAAGGCCGCCTCCGAACTGGCGGAGCCCCCGCCGGGCACCGACGCCCGCCACCACCACGACGAGCTGAGCCTGTACGAGGCCGCCTACCTCGCAGGTGGCCCGGAGCGGGTGGCCGAGCTGACGCTGCTGTCGATGCAGCGTCAGCGGCGGCTGCTGCTCGCGCACACCGGCTGGGCGACGGTGGTCGACCCGGTGGGACGCGATCCGCACGAGTGCTCGGTGCTCGGCGCCTTCGGGCCGGACGGGCAGGAGCCGGTGACCTCCGTACGGTCGGCCGTGGCGCGGGACGCGGCCGTACGGGCCCTCGCGGAGCGGCTCGGAGAAGCCGGGCTCGCGTCGCGCGACGAGGCCCGGCAGGACGTCGAGGCAGGGGTCCGGTCGGTCCGGCAGGCCACCGGGCTGGTCCTCGGCATGATGGTCGCCGCACTGTGCGTGCCCGATCCGGGGACCACGACCAAGATGATCCTGTGCTGGTTCGCGCTGCCGCTGATCCTGGCGCTGGGCTGCCTGGCCATAGCCCGCGTCGAGGGGCACGGGCAGTCCGGGTGGGCCTCCCCCGCCGGCCGGCGGCTCCTCGTGGAGCTGGGGCGGGAGCAGGGCGCGCGGGGCTCGCTCACCGCGGTGGCCCTGCGGGGGCTGCGCGCCGTCACGGATCCCGAGCTGCGGGCGGCGCTCACCTACGGCAGGCGGGGGCGGATTCCGCGGCAACGGGGGCATTGA